Proteins from a single region of Anopheles cruzii unplaced genomic scaffold, idAnoCruzAS_RS32_06 scaffold02585_ctg1, whole genome shotgun sequence:
- the LOC128276818 gene encoding uncharacterized protein LOC128276818: protein MAEQAKLVTETAVTNGHGHEAVPELPAYLYAVLEKLAPREGFTEGRFSITFDLGSSKGDGFVGQMYKAIVTEGARSVPYLCKIPPLDDTRREQFHAMAAFAREALVYDKLLPKIYEYQGEKGLTSPGEGFFHAPRCYHAHCDEAAQESVIVMEDLRLRDFQLWNKHNPIDYDHAKLFMEHIG from the coding sequence ATGGCAGAGCAGGCAAAGCTGGTGACGGAAACGGCCGTCACCAATGGACACGGGCATGAAGCGGTCCCCGAGTTGCCAGCGTATCTGTATGCCGTGCTAGAAAAACTGGCCCCGCGGGAAGGCTTCACGGAGGGCCGATTCTCGATCACGTTCGATCTAGGCTCCAGCAAGGGCGATGGGTTCGTCGGGCAGATGTACAAGGCCATCGTGACGGAAGGCGCTCGGAGCGTACCGTATCTGTGCAAGATACCACCGCTGGACGATACGCGCCGTGAACAGTTCCACGCGATGGCTGCCTTCGCCCGCGAGGCCCTCGTGTACGACAAGCTTCTGCCAAAGATCTACGAGTATCAAGGAGAGAAGGGTTTAACAAGCCCCGGGGAAGGATTCTTCCATGCCCCTCGGTGCTACCATGCACATTGTGATGAGGCGGCGCAAGAATCGGTCATCGTGATGGAGGATCTTCGGTTGCGCGACTTCCAGCTGTGGAACAAACACAATCCGATCGATTACGATCATGCGAAGCTCTTCATGGAGCACATCGGAAG